A DNA window from Sporichthya brevicatena contains the following coding sequences:
- the rpsC gene encoding 30S ribosomal protein S3, which produces MGQKVNPHGFRLGITSEFKSRWYADKLYADYVKEDVAIRRMLTKGMERAGISKVEIERTRDRVRVDIHTARPGIVIGRKGAEADNIRTRLENLTSKQVQLNILEVKNPEVDAQLVAQGVAEQLASRVAFRRAMRKALQSATKAGAKGIRVQCSGRLGGAEMSRSEFYREGRVPLHTLRADIDYGFFEARTTFGRIGVKVWIYKGDVTGTRAEREAQQRAAAAAGARSRPDRRPRRGERPGRGPAVESAPATEPTATTTAPAEAASAPEGAGGES; this is translated from the coding sequence GTGGGCCAGAAGGTCAATCCGCACGGGTTCCGGCTCGGCATCACCAGCGAGTTCAAGAGCCGCTGGTACGCCGACAAGCTCTACGCGGACTACGTGAAGGAGGACGTGGCGATCCGCCGCATGCTCACCAAGGGCATGGAGCGGGCCGGCATCTCCAAGGTCGAGATCGAGCGCACCCGCGACCGGGTCCGCGTCGACATCCACACCGCGCGTCCGGGCATCGTCATCGGCCGTAAGGGCGCGGAGGCGGACAACATCCGCACGCGTCTGGAGAACCTCACCTCGAAGCAGGTTCAGCTCAACATCCTCGAGGTGAAGAACCCCGAGGTCGACGCGCAGCTCGTCGCGCAGGGTGTGGCCGAGCAGCTCGCCTCCCGCGTCGCGTTCCGTCGTGCGATGCGCAAGGCGCTGCAGTCGGCCACCAAGGCCGGCGCCAAGGGCATCCGGGTGCAGTGCTCGGGCCGTCTCGGTGGCGCCGAGATGTCGCGCTCGGAGTTCTACCGCGAGGGTCGCGTCCCGCTGCACACGCTGCGCGCGGACATCGACTACGGCTTCTTCGAGGCGCGCACGACCTTCGGCCGCATCGGCGTCAAGGTGTGGATCTACAAGGGTGACGTCACCGGCACCCGCGCCGAGCGCGAGGCCCAGCAGCGCGCCGCGGCCGCCGCCGGTGCCCGTAGCCGCCCGGACCGTCGTCCGCGCCGCGGCGAGCGTCCCGGCCGTGGCCCGGCCGTCGAGTCGGCGCCCGCCACCGAGCCCACTGCCACCACCACGGCTCCGGCCGAGGCCGCGTCCGCGCCCGAGGGCGCGGGAGGGGAGAGCTGA
- the rpsH gene encoding 30S ribosomal protein S8, whose product MTMTDPIADMLARLRNANTAYHDTVSMPYSKIKAHIAEILQQQGYIAGWTVDEVEGVPGKRLTLELKYGPSRERAIAGLRRISKPGLRVYAKSTNMPKVLGGLGVAIISTSSGLLTDKQAVKQGVGGEVLAYVW is encoded by the coding sequence ATGACGATGACTGACCCGATCGCGGACATGCTCGCGCGCCTGCGCAACGCGAACACCGCGTACCACGACACCGTGTCGATGCCCTACAGCAAGATCAAGGCGCACATCGCCGAGATCCTGCAGCAGCAGGGCTACATCGCCGGCTGGACCGTCGACGAGGTCGAGGGCGTCCCCGGCAAGCGCCTCACGCTCGAGCTGAAGTACGGCCCGAGCCGGGAGCGTGCGATCGCCGGCCTGCGCCGCATCTCGAAGCCGGGCCTGCGCGTGTACGCCAAGTCGACGAACATGCCCAAGGTCCTCGGTGGCCTCGGCGTGGCCATCATTTCGACGTCGTCCGGCCTGCTGACCGACAAGCAGGCCGTCAAGCAGGGTGTGGGCGGGGAAGTCCTCGCCTACGTCTGGTAA
- the rplO gene encoding 50S ribosomal protein L15 has product MTLKVHHLRPAPGAHKPKTRVGRGEGSKGKTAGRGTKGTKARYQVPARFEGGQMPLHMRLPKLRGFTNPFRTEYQVVNLDKLAALYPSGGEVTVEDLVAKGAVRKNSPVKILGTGEVSVALQVTVHAVSGSAREKITGAGGTVTPLA; this is encoded by the coding sequence ATGACGCTCAAGGTTCACCACCTGCGCCCGGCCCCGGGTGCCCACAAGCCGAAGACCCGCGTGGGTCGCGGTGAGGGCTCCAAGGGCAAGACGGCCGGTCGCGGCACCAAGGGCACCAAGGCCCGCTACCAGGTTCCGGCCCGGTTCGAGGGTGGGCAGATGCCGCTGCACATGCGGCTGCCCAAGCTGCGCGGCTTCACCAACCCGTTCCGCACCGAGTACCAGGTCGTCAACCTCGACAAGCTGGCGGCGCTCTACCCGTCCGGCGGCGAGGTCACGGTCGAGGACCTGGTCGCCAAGGGTGCGGTCCGGAAGAACTCCCCGGTCAAGATTCTGGGAACAGGGGAGGTCTCCGTGGCGCTGCAGGTGACGGTGCACGCGGTCTCGGGTTCGGCTCGCGAGAAGATCACGGGCGCCGGCGGCACGGTCACGCCGCTCGCCTGA
- a CDS encoding adenylate kinase, whose translation MRIVLVGPPGAGKGTQAEFIAAHLSIPKISTGDIFRKNVSQGTPLGAEAKKYMDAGDLVPDEITIAMVKDRISEPDAVNGYLLDGFPRNVAQAKVLDAMLDDMGSGLDMVMELVVDDEEVVRRLAGRRTCRDCGQIWHVEFDPPAVEDVCDRCSGELFQRDDDKEATIRHRLEVYNEQTAPIVDYYADRSILVGVDATGTVEDVTERAIGALHRMES comes from the coding sequence ATGCGCATCGTCCTTGTGGGTCCCCCAGGAGCGGGGAAAGGCACCCAGGCGGAGTTCATCGCGGCACACCTGTCGATTCCGAAGATCTCGACGGGCGACATCTTCCGCAAGAACGTCAGCCAGGGGACGCCGCTCGGCGCCGAGGCCAAGAAGTACATGGATGCCGGTGACCTCGTCCCGGACGAGATCACCATCGCCATGGTGAAGGACCGCATCAGCGAGCCGGACGCGGTGAACGGGTACCTGCTCGACGGGTTCCCGCGGAACGTCGCCCAGGCCAAGGTCCTCGACGCGATGCTCGACGACATGGGCAGTGGCCTGGACATGGTCATGGAGCTCGTCGTCGACGACGAGGAGGTCGTCCGCCGCCTCGCCGGGCGACGCACCTGCCGGGACTGCGGTCAGATCTGGCACGTCGAGTTCGACCCGCCCGCCGTCGAGGACGTCTGCGACCGGTGCTCGGGCGAGCTGTTCCAGCGCGACGACGACAAGGAAGCGACCATCCGGCACCGGCTGGAGGTCTACAACGAGCAGACCGCGCCGATCGTCGACTACTACGCCGACCGCTCGATCCTCGTCGGGGTCGACGCGACCGGCACGGTCGAGGACGTCACCGAGCGAGCGATCGGCGCGCTGCACCGCATGGAGAGCTGA
- the rplV gene encoding 50S ribosomal protein L22: MASTLSGGRPDSAVARVRHLRIAPMKTRRVVDMIRGLPAAEAQALLAFSPQAASEPVGKVLASAIANAQNNFNLDPRTLVISEAYVDEGPTMKRFRPRAQGRAYRIRKRSSHVTIVVTSESKGGTR; this comes from the coding sequence ATGGCATCCACATTGAGTGGGGGCAGGCCCGACAGCGCGGTTGCGCGCGTCCGGCACCTGCGAATCGCGCCGATGAAGACTCGTCGTGTCGTCGACATGATTCGCGGGCTCCCGGCCGCCGAGGCGCAGGCGCTGCTCGCGTTCTCGCCGCAGGCCGCGAGCGAGCCGGTCGGCAAGGTGCTCGCCAGCGCCATCGCGAACGCGCAGAACAACTTCAACCTCGACCCGCGGACGCTGGTGATCAGCGAGGCGTACGTGGATGAGGGCCCGACGATGAAGCGGTTCCGGCCGCGCGCCCAGGGCCGCGCCTACCGCATCCGCAAGCGCAGCTCGCACGTGACGATCGTCGTCACGTCCGAGTCCAAGGGAGGGACCCGATAG
- the rplP gene encoding 50S ribosomal protein L16 produces the protein MLIPRRVKHRKQHHPDRHGASKGGNTIAFGDFGIQALEPAYVTNRQIESARIAMTRHIKRGGKVWINIYPDRPLTKKPAETRMGSGKGSPEWWVANIKPGRVMFELSGVPEPVAREAMRRAIHKLPMKCRFVTREGVQG, from the coding sequence GTGCTGATCCCACGTCGCGTCAAGCACCGTAAGCAGCACCACCCGGACCGCCACGGCGCGTCCAAGGGCGGCAACACGATCGCGTTCGGTGACTTCGGCATCCAGGCTCTCGAGCCGGCCTACGTGACCAACCGCCAGATCGAGTCGGCCCGTATCGCGATGACCCGTCACATCAAGCGTGGCGGCAAGGTCTGGATCAACATCTACCCGGACCGCCCGCTCACCAAGAAGCCCGCCGAGACCCGCATGGGTTCCGGTAAGGGTTCGCCGGAGTGGTGGGTCGCGAACATCAAGCCGGGTCGTGTCATGTTCGAGCTGTCCGGTGTTCCGGAGCCCGTCGCTCGCGAGGCCATGCGCCGCGCGATCCACAAGCTTCCGATGAAGTGCCGGTTCGTCACCCGCGAGGGGGTGCAGGGCTGA
- the rpmJ gene encoding 50S ribosomal protein L36, with translation MKVNPSVKKICDKCKVIRRHGRVMVICENLRHKQRQG, from the coding sequence ATGAAGGTCAACCCGAGCGTGAAGAAGATCTGCGACAAGTGCAAGGTGATCCGCCGGCACGGTCGCGTCATGGTCATCTGCGAGAACCTGCGCCACAAGCAGCGCCAGGGCTGA
- the rplF gene encoding 50S ribosomal protein L6 — protein MSRIGRLPIPVPSGVEVTIAGSEITVKGPKGTLTHTVVSPITVEKGEDGVLTVTRPDDNRDSRSRHGLTRTLINNMVIGVTQGYEKKMEIAGVGYRVQPKGSGLEFALGYSHPVPVEAPPGITFAVESPTKFSVAGIDKQLVGEVAANIRKLRKPDPYKGKGVRYAGEVIRRKVGKAGK, from the coding sequence ATGTCGCGAATCGGCAGGCTTCCGATCCCGGTCCCGTCCGGCGTCGAGGTGACCATCGCGGGCTCGGAGATCACGGTGAAGGGCCCCAAGGGCACCCTCACGCACACCGTGGTCTCGCCCATCACGGTCGAGAAGGGTGAGGACGGCGTCCTCACCGTCACGCGCCCGGACGACAACCGGGACTCGCGGTCCCGGCACGGTCTGACCCGCACGCTGATCAACAACATGGTGATCGGCGTGACCCAGGGCTACGAGAAGAAGATGGAGATCGCGGGCGTCGGCTACCGCGTCCAGCCGAAGGGCTCCGGTCTGGAGTTCGCGCTGGGCTACAGCCACCCGGTCCCCGTCGAGGCGCCTCCCGGCATCACCTTCGCCGTCGAGTCCCCGACCAAGTTCTCGGTCGCGGGCATCGACAAGCAGCTCGTCGGTGAGGTCGCCGCGAACATCCGCAAGCTGCGCAAGCCCGACCCGTACAAGGGCAAGGGTGTGCGCTACGCCGGCGAGGTCATTCGCCGCAAGGTCGGAAAGGCTGGCAAGTAG
- the rpmC gene encoding 50S ribosomal protein L29 — protein MADEKQVTNKAAAALRELDDAELLSKLKEAKEELFNLRFQAATGQLESHGRLRAIKKEIARIYTTMRERELGITTFEGVA, from the coding sequence ATGGCTGACGAGAAGCAGGTCACCAACAAGGCCGCCGCCGCGCTGCGTGAGCTCGACGACGCCGAGCTGCTCAGCAAGCTCAAGGAGGCCAAGGAGGAGCTGTTCAACCTCCGCTTCCAGGCCGCCACCGGTCAGCTCGAGAGCCACGGCCGGCTGCGTGCGATCAAGAAGGAGATCGCGCGGATCTACACGACGATGCGGGAGCGCGAGCTCGGCATCACGACGTTCGAGGGCGTTGCCTGA
- the rpmD gene encoding 50S ribosomal protein L30, with amino-acid sequence MAQLKITQVRSAIGGKQNQRDTLRSLGLRKISQEVIREDDPVTLGMINAVRHLVTVEKV; translated from the coding sequence ATGGCTCAGCTGAAGATCACCCAGGTCCGCTCCGCCATCGGCGGCAAGCAGAACCAGCGCGACACCCTGCGCTCGCTCGGCCTCCGCAAGATCTCCCAGGAGGTCATCCGCGAGGACGACCCCGTCACGCTCGGCATGATCAACGCCGTGCGGCACCTCGTCACGGTAGAGAAGGTCTAG
- the rpsS gene encoding 30S ribosomal protein S19 — MPRSLKKGPFVDGHLAKKVEVQNEKGTKNVIKTWSRRSMIVPEMLGHTIAVHDGRKHVPVFVTESMVGHKLGEFAPTRTFRGHEKDDRKSRRR, encoded by the coding sequence ATGCCCCGCAGCCTGAAGAAGGGCCCCTTCGTCGACGGCCACCTCGCCAAGAAGGTCGAGGTGCAGAACGAGAAGGGCACCAAGAACGTCATCAAGACCTGGTCGCGCCGGTCGATGATCGTGCCCGAGATGCTCGGTCACACGATCGCCGTGCACGACGGCCGGAAGCACGTCCCGGTCTTCGTCACCGAGTCGATGGTCGGTCACAAGCTCGGCGAGTTCGCGCCGACCCGGACGTTCCGCGGTCACGAGAAGGACGACCGCAAGTCCCGCCGCCGCTAA
- the rplR gene encoding 50S ribosomal protein L18, translating into MAVSVKIGKGISRKGVARKRRHLRVRKKVSGTATRPRLVVNRSSRHMVAQVVDDTAGVTLASASTMDASLRTAAGDKTEKARKVGELVAERAKAAGVSAVVFDRGGNRYHGRIAALADGARESGLEF; encoded by the coding sequence ATGGCTGTCAGCGTCAAGATCGGCAAGGGCATCTCCCGCAAGGGGGTGGCCCGCAAGCGCCGTCACCTTCGGGTCCGCAAGAAGGTTTCCGGCACGGCGACGCGTCCGCGTCTCGTCGTGAACCGGTCCAGCCGCCACATGGTGGCGCAGGTGGTGGACGACACCGCCGGCGTGACCCTGGCGTCGGCGTCGACCATGGACGCCTCGCTGCGGACCGCAGCCGGCGACAAGACGGAAAAGGCGCGCAAGGTCGGCGAGCTCGTCGCCGAGCGCGCGAAGGCCGCGGGAGTCTCTGCGGTGGTCTTCGACCGGGGTGGCAACCGCTACCACGGCCGGATCGCCGCGCTCGCCGACGGTGCCCGCGAGTCTGGATTGGAGTTCTGA
- the map gene encoding type I methionyl aminopeptidase, giving the protein MFRRRRAIEYKTPEQIQKMRVAGLLVGETLELLRSSIEPGMTTKDLDAIAEKNIRSAGGIPSFIGVPGGPGVPDFPATLCTSVNDEVVHGIPGPRVIRDGDVVSIDCGAIVDGWHGDAAITIPVGDVAPEHLELLRVCEESLWRGMAAATLTGRINDIGDAIQDYVESQGDYGIVEEYVGHGIGSEMHMAPQVPNYSVADKLEKIRPGLVLAVEPMINLGDRRTRTLADGWTVSTVDGKFSAHFEHTFTVTDDGPWVLTALDGGKERIGAIRAAAPA; this is encoded by the coding sequence GTGTTCCGACGGCGACGCGCCATCGAGTACAAGACGCCTGAGCAGATCCAGAAGATGCGGGTGGCCGGCCTGCTCGTGGGGGAGACCCTCGAGCTGCTGCGCAGCAGCATCGAGCCGGGCATGACGACCAAGGACCTCGACGCGATCGCGGAGAAGAACATCCGCTCCGCGGGCGGCATCCCGTCCTTCATCGGGGTCCCGGGTGGTCCCGGGGTCCCGGACTTCCCGGCGACGCTGTGCACCTCGGTCAACGACGAGGTCGTCCACGGCATCCCGGGCCCGCGGGTGATCCGGGACGGCGACGTCGTCTCGATCGACTGCGGCGCGATCGTCGACGGCTGGCACGGCGACGCGGCGATCACGATCCCGGTCGGGGACGTGGCGCCGGAGCACCTCGAGCTGCTGCGCGTGTGCGAGGAGTCGCTGTGGCGGGGGATGGCGGCGGCCACCCTCACCGGCCGGATCAACGACATCGGTGACGCGATCCAGGACTACGTCGAGAGCCAGGGCGACTACGGGATCGTCGAGGAGTACGTCGGTCACGGCATCGGCAGCGAGATGCACATGGCGCCCCAGGTGCCGAACTACTCCGTGGCCGACAAGCTGGAGAAGATCCGTCCGGGTCTGGTCCTCGCCGTCGAGCCCATGATCAACCTCGGGGACCGCCGGACCCGGACGCTCGCGGACGGCTGGACCGTCAGCACCGTCGACGGGAAGTTCTCCGCCCACTTCGAACACACGTTCACCGTCACCGACGACGGGCCGTGGGTGTTGACCGCCCTCGACGGGGGAAAGGAACGAATCGGTGCAATTCGGGCGGCCGCTCCCGCCTGA
- the rplE gene encoding 50S ribosomal protein L5, whose amino-acid sequence MTATEERVEKIPARLKLRYREEIVPALQSEFGYANVMQIPRLVKVVVNMGVGEAARDSKLIDGAVRDLEAITGQKPQVTKARKSIAQFKLREGMPIGAHVTLRGDRMWEFTDRLLSIALPRIRDFRGLSPKQFDGRGNYTFGLNEQSMFHEIDQDKTDRVRGMDITVVTTATNDDEGRALLRHLGFPFAESR is encoded by the coding sequence ATGACGGCCACCGAAGAGCGCGTCGAGAAGATTCCGGCCCGCCTCAAGCTGCGGTACCGCGAGGAGATCGTCCCGGCGCTGCAGAGCGAGTTCGGCTACGCGAACGTCATGCAGATCCCGCGGCTGGTCAAGGTCGTGGTGAACATGGGCGTCGGCGAGGCCGCTCGCGACTCCAAGCTGATCGACGGCGCCGTCCGCGACCTCGAGGCCATCACCGGCCAGAAGCCGCAGGTCACCAAGGCCCGCAAGTCGATCGCGCAGTTCAAGCTCCGCGAGGGCATGCCGATCGGCGCGCACGTCACGCTGCGCGGCGACCGCATGTGGGAGTTCACCGACCGCCTGCTGTCGATCGCGCTGCCCCGCATCCGCGACTTCCGCGGTCTGTCGCCGAAGCAGTTCGACGGCCGCGGCAACTACACGTTCGGTCTGAACGAGCAGTCGATGTTCCACGAGATCGACCAGGACAAGACGGACCGCGTGCGCGGCATGGACATCACGGTGGTCACGACCGCCACCAACGACGACGAGGGTCGCGCACTGCTGCGTCACCTCGGCTTCCCGTTCGCCGAGTCGCGGTAA
- the rplX gene encoding 50S ribosomal protein L24 — translation MKIKKGDTVQVISGKDRGVRGRVIQAYPEADKVLVEGVNRIKKHTKVTTGLRGAQSGGIVTQEAPIHVSNVMLVDPEDHLPTRVGYRRDEEGRKVRVSKRTGKDI, via the coding sequence ATGAAGATCAAGAAGGGCGACACCGTCCAGGTGATCTCGGGCAAGGACCGCGGCGTCCGCGGCCGGGTCATCCAGGCCTACCCCGAGGCTGACAAGGTCCTCGTCGAGGGCGTGAACCGCATCAAGAAGCACACCAAGGTGACCACCGGTCTCCGCGGCGCGCAGAGCGGCGGCATCGTCACGCAGGAGGCACCGATCCACGTCTCCAACGTGATGCTCGTCGACCCCGAGGACCACCTGCCCACCCGCGTCGGCTACCGCCGCGACGAGGAGGGCCGCAAGGTCCGGGTCTCCAAGCGCACGGGGAAGGACATCTGA
- a CDS encoding type Z 30S ribosomal protein S14, protein MAKKSLIAKAARKPKFAVRGYTRCQRCGRPHSVYRKFGLCRVCLRNMAHRGELPGVTKSSW, encoded by the coding sequence ATGGCCAAGAAGTCTTTGATCGCGAAGGCGGCGCGCAAGCCGAAGTTCGCCGTGCGTGGCTACACCCGCTGCCAGCGCTGCGGGCGCCCGCACTCCGTGTACCGCAAGTTCGGCCTCTGCCGCGTGTGCCTGCGCAACATGGCGCACCGCGGTGAGCTGCCCGGCGTCACCAAGAGCAGCTGGTAA
- the infA gene encoding translation initiation factor IF-1, with the protein MPKKDGAIEIEGTVVESLPNAMFRVELDNGHKVLAHISGKMRMHYIRILPDDRVVVELSPYDLTRGRIVYRYK; encoded by the coding sequence ATGCCGAAGAAGGATGGTGCCATCGAGATCGAGGGCACGGTTGTCGAGTCGCTCCCGAACGCCATGTTCCGGGTCGAGTTGGACAACGGCCACAAGGTCCTGGCGCACATCAGCGGCAAGATGCGGATGCACTACATCCGGATCCTGCCGGACGACCGGGTTGTCGTGGAGCTCTCGCCCTACGACCTGACCCGGGGTCGGATTGTCTACCGCTACAAGTAA
- the rplN gene encoding 50S ribosomal protein L14, whose protein sequence is MIQQESRLRVADNTGAKELLCIRVLGGSGRRYAGIGDIIVATVKDAIPGGGVKKGEVVKAVVVRTTKERRRGDGSYIRFDENAAVIIKDGGDPRGTRIFGPVGRELRDKRFMRIISLAPEVL, encoded by the coding sequence GTGATCCAGCAGGAGTCGCGACTGCGCGTCGCCGACAACACGGGTGCGAAGGAACTTCTCTGCATCCGCGTTCTCGGTGGCTCCGGTCGGCGCTACGCGGGCATCGGCGACATCATCGTCGCCACCGTCAAGGACGCGATCCCGGGCGGCGGGGTGAAGAAGGGCGAGGTCGTGAAGGCGGTCGTCGTCCGGACCACCAAGGAGCGTCGCCGTGGCGACGGCTCCTACATCCGCTTCGACGAGAACGCGGCCGTGATCATCAAGGACGGCGGGGACCCGCGCGGCACCCGCATCTTCGGCCCGGTCGGGCGCGAGCTGCGGGACAAGCGCTTCATGCGCATCATCTCGCTCGCTCCGGAGGTGCTCTGA
- the secY gene encoding preprotein translocase subunit SecY has protein sequence MLTAFAQAFRTPDLRKKLLFTLGIILLFRLGSQVPTPGVDTQAINTCLEPALDEGGIYGLINLFSGGALLQLAIFALGIMPYITASIIIQLLVVVIPRLETLKKEGQAGTAKLTQYTRYLTIALAILQSTALIAIARQPGRLLQGCDLPLIHEDIGWFGIVTMVSIMTAGTGVIMWMGEMITDKGVGNGMSVLIFTQIAATFPQQLWQIKVVEGWFVFICVCAAGLVLVAAVVFVEQAQRRIPVQYAKRMIGRRMYGGTSTYIPLKVNQAGIIPVIFASSLLYLPALATQISDDKNSGWALWIQKYFTTGDHPLYMASFFILIVFFAFFYVAITFNPKELADNMKKYGGFIPGIRAGRPTEEYLDYVLNRITTAGALYLGVIALIPMVAIGILGSSATQQFPFGGASILIIVGVGLDTVKQIQSQLQQRNYEGFLR, from the coding sequence GTGCTCACCGCGTTCGCGCAGGCGTTCCGTACGCCTGACCTGCGCAAGAAGCTGTTGTTCACCCTCGGCATCATCCTGCTGTTCCGGCTGGGTTCGCAGGTGCCGACGCCGGGGGTGGACACCCAGGCCATCAACACCTGCCTGGAACCGGCGCTGGACGAGGGCGGGATCTACGGCCTGATCAACCTGTTCTCGGGTGGCGCGCTGCTGCAGCTCGCCATCTTCGCGCTCGGGATCATGCCGTACATCACGGCGAGCATCATCATCCAGCTGCTCGTCGTGGTCATCCCACGCCTGGAGACCCTCAAGAAGGAGGGCCAGGCCGGCACCGCGAAGCTCACGCAGTACACCCGGTACCTCACGATCGCGCTCGCGATCCTGCAGTCCACCGCCCTGATCGCGATCGCGCGTCAGCCCGGGCGACTGCTCCAGGGCTGTGACCTGCCGCTGATCCACGAGGACATCGGCTGGTTCGGGATCGTCACGATGGTCTCGATCATGACCGCCGGCACCGGCGTGATCATGTGGATGGGCGAGATGATCACGGACAAGGGCGTCGGCAACGGCATGTCCGTCCTGATCTTCACGCAGATCGCCGCGACCTTCCCGCAGCAGCTGTGGCAGATCAAGGTCGTCGAGGGCTGGTTCGTCTTCATCTGCGTCTGCGCCGCCGGCCTCGTGCTCGTCGCCGCGGTCGTGTTCGTCGAGCAGGCGCAACGCCGCATCCCGGTGCAGTACGCCAAGCGGATGATCGGCCGCCGCATGTACGGCGGGACCAGCACCTACATCCCGCTCAAGGTCAACCAGGCCGGCATCATCCCGGTCATCTTCGCCTCGTCGCTGCTCTACCTGCCGGCGCTGGCGACCCAGATCTCGGACGACAAGAACAGCGGCTGGGCCCTCTGGATCCAGAAGTACTTCACGACCGGGGACCACCCGCTGTACATGGCCTCGTTCTTCATCCTGATCGTCTTCTTCGCCTTCTTCTACGTCGCGATCACCTTCAACCCGAAGGAGCTCGCGGACAACATGAAGAAGTACGGCGGCTTCATCCCCGGCATCCGGGCCGGCCGCCCGACCGAGGAGTACCTCGACTACGTGCTCAACCGGATCACCACCGCGGGTGCGCTCTACCTGGGCGTCATCGCGCTCATCCCGATGGTGGCGATCGGCATTCTCGGCAGCAGCGCGACGCAGCAGTTCCCGTTCGGTGGTGCGAGCATCCTCATCATCGTCGGGGTCGGCCTGGACACCGTGAAGCAGATCCAGAGCCAGCTGCAGCAGCGCAATTACGAGGGATTCCTGCGGTAG
- the rpsQ gene encoding 30S ribosomal protein S17, translated as MSESTQRGFRKVREGLVVSDKMQKTVVVAVEDRVKHPLYGKVIRRTNKLKAHDENDEAGVGDRVLLAETRPLSATKRWRVVEILEKAK; from the coding sequence ATGAGTGAGTCCACCCAGCGCGGCTTCCGCAAGGTCCGTGAGGGCCTCGTGGTCAGCGACAAGATGCAGAAGACCGTCGTCGTCGCCGTCGAGGACCGGGTCAAGCACCCGCTCTACGGCAAGGTCATCCGCCGCACCAACAAGCTGAAGGCCCACGACGAGAACGACGAGGCCGGCGTCGGCGACCGCGTTCTCCTCGCCGAGACCCGGCCGCTGTCCGCCACCAAGCGGTGGCGCGTGGTCGAGATCCTCGAGAAGGCCAAGTAA
- the rpsE gene encoding 30S ribosomal protein S5, with protein MPGQQRRGPGGGAGGGQGGGGDRRDRRDDRRGGGSQEKSAFVERVVDINRVAKVVKGGRRFSFTALVVVGDGDGTVGVGYGKAKEVPAAIAKGVEEAKKNFFKVPRIQGTIPHPVQGEKAAGVVMLRPASPGTGVIAGGAVRAVLECAGVHDILSKSLGSDNSINIVHATVDALRRLEKPEAVAARRGLPLEDVAPPAMLRARAAGTGA; from the coding sequence ATGCCCGGTCAACAGCGTCGAGGCCCCGGTGGCGGGGCCGGCGGCGGCCAGGGCGGTGGCGGCGACCGTCGCGACCGTCGCGACGACCGTCGCGGCGGCGGCTCGCAGGAGAAGAGCGCGTTCGTCGAGCGCGTCGTCGACATCAACCGTGTCGCCAAGGTCGTGAAGGGTGGCCGGCGCTTCAGCTTCACCGCGCTGGTCGTCGTCGGCGACGGTGACGGCACCGTGGGCGTCGGCTACGGCAAGGCCAAGGAGGTGCCCGCGGCGATCGCCAAGGGTGTCGAGGAGGCCAAGAAGAACTTCTTCAAGGTCCCGCGGATCCAGGGCACCATCCCGCACCCCGTCCAGGGTGAGAAGGCCGCCGGCGTGGTCATGCTGCGTCCGGCCAGCCCGGGTACCGGCGTCATCGCCGGCGGTGCGGTCCGCGCCGTCCTGGAGTGCGCCGGGGTCCACGACATCCTGAGCAAGTCGCTGGGGTCGGACAACTCGATCAACATCGTTCACGCAACGGTCGACGCGCTGCGCCGGCTGGAGAAGCCGGAGGCGGTGGCGGCCCGTCGTGGCCTGCCCCTGGAGGACGTCGCCCCGCCGGCGATGCTCCGCGCCCGGGCGGCGGGAACGGGGGCCTGA